A portion of the Cetobacterium ceti genome contains these proteins:
- a CDS encoding metallophosphoesterase family protein yields the protein MKILHTSDWHLGKKIEGHGRIEEHEKFIEILEKINDNENPDIILIAGDIFDSVNPPAEAEQLFFKTIKNLSKNGNRAIIIIPGNHDNPKRLSAGNPLAKELGIIIYTKPFEIIPPGKYGNFFIEDSCEGGIFININNKKLYLYSLPYPNETTLNETFENNNFSKRIGEILQTGIAYNKENIPTIIMSHLFLIGSSESGEEKAIELGGAMAVNPKDLPDVNYIALGHVHKPMAFKNKNAYYCGSPIEFRSTEAKHQKKILLVDVEFNKESIIKEIQLENYKPIKEYTVYSCEEAIEKSEELKNINQWVYLKIIDNRYLKNSEVRKIKENKNIVEIIPIINCKHTSCKSFSLESDNIKDIFIEFCKQEESSQPQNELIELFSKLIEEEN from the coding sequence GTGAAAATATTACATACCTCTGACTGGCATCTTGGTAAAAAAATAGAAGGTCATGGGAGAATAGAAGAACATGAAAAATTTATAGAGATATTAGAAAAAATAAATGACAATGAAAATCCTGATATAATTTTAATTGCTGGAGATATTTTTGACTCTGTAAATCCACCTGCTGAGGCAGAACAATTATTTTTTAAAACTATTAAAAATCTTTCTAAAAACGGAAATAGAGCAATTATTATAATTCCTGGGAATCATGATAATCCCAAAAGATTAAGTGCAGGAAATCCTTTAGCAAAAGAATTAGGCATTATTATATATACAAAACCTTTTGAAATAATTCCACCAGGAAAATATGGTAATTTTTTCATTGAAGATTCTTGTGAAGGGGGAATATTTATAAATATAAATAACAAAAAACTATATTTATATTCTCTGCCCTATCCAAATGAAACAACTTTAAATGAAACCTTTGAAAATAATAATTTTTCAAAAAGAATTGGAGAAATTTTACAAACTGGTATTGCCTATAATAAAGAAAATATTCCAACTATTATTATGTCTCATCTTTTTTTAATTGGATCCTCAGAAAGTGGGGAAGAAAAAGCTATTGAATTAGGGGGTGCTATGGCTGTAAATCCCAAAGATTTACCTGATGTTAATTATATAGCCCTAGGTCATGTACATAAACCTATGGCTTTTAAAAATAAAAATGCCTATTATTGCGGCTCTCCTATTGAATTTCGTTCTACAGAAGCTAAACATCAGAAAAAAATTTTGTTAGTTGATGTTGAATTTAACAAAGAATCTATTATTAAAGAAATTCAATTGGAAAATTATAAACCTATCAAAGAATATACAGTTTATTCCTGTGAAGAAGCAATTGAAAAAAGTGAAGAGTTAAAAAATATCAATCAATGGGTATATTTAAAAATTATTGATAATAGATATCTTAAAAATTCTGAAGTTCGAAAAATAAAAGAAAATAAAAACATTGTTGAAATTATCCCTATTATTAATTGTAAACATACATCTTGTAAAAGTTTCTCTTTAGAATCTGATAATATTAAAGATATTTTTATAGAATTTTGTAAACAAGAGGAAAGTTCCCAACCTCAAAATGAACTAATAGAACTCTTTTCAAAATTAATAGAGGAGGAAAATTAA
- the speC gene encoding ornithine decarboxylase has product MRTLKIACSQATQNYFSTEREVVLAENTDFTDVGAVVITENDNTILKAVTDTKFGVPVFIVTENRENLSKEIAEVASHIIDTNKYDLERNSHEIESAVTDYEDRMLPPFFKDLNKYAKRGNLQFDCPGHQGGQYFRKHPAGRAFYDFYGENLFRSDICNADVDLGDLLIHEGSAMDAEKHAAKVYNADKTYFVMNGTSTANSVAIRAAVAPGDLVLFDRNNHKSNYNAALISAAGVPVYLETSRNPFGFIGGIDEHCFEEKYIREKIAKVAPEKANLERPFRLAIIQLGTYDGTIYNAKQVVEKIGHLCDYILFDSAWVGYEEFIPMMRDCSPLLIDLKPTDPGILVTQSVHKQQAGFSQTSQIHKKDAHVKGQKRYIDHKRFNNAYMLYASTSPFYPLFAALDVNARMQDGEAGKKLWADCIKIGVEARKDILKNCTLLKPFIPPMIEGKKWEDYPTEDIANNIEFFKFHPGEKWHSFEGYGENQYFVDPNKFMLTTPGINVQTGEYEEFGIPATILANYLRENFIIPEKNDLNSILFLMTPAETTTKMKDLVAEFIKFENLIKNDAPLNEVLPRLCKRYPERYAGYTIRRLCQEMHDFYKANNAKDYQKKLFRDEYLPEPAMTPYEANINLIKNNAKLMPLTDIVGEIALEGALPYPPGLFCVAPGEKWNEIAQKYFLILEEGINKFPGFAPEIQGVYLENENNKVKAYGYVLDKKN; this is encoded by the coding sequence ATGAGAACCTTGAAAATTGCTTGTTCACAAGCAACACAAAATTATTTTTCAACTGAAAGAGAAGTCGTTTTAGCTGAAAATACAGATTTTACAGATGTAGGAGCTGTTGTTATAACAGAAAACGACAATACTATATTAAAAGCTGTAACTGATACAAAATTTGGAGTACCTGTTTTTATTGTAACAGAAAACAGAGAAAATTTAAGTAAAGAAATAGCTGAAGTGGCTAGTCATATTATTGACACTAATAAATATGATTTAGAAAGAAATAGCCATGAAATTGAATCAGCAGTTACAGATTATGAAGATAGAATGTTGCCACCATTTTTCAAAGATTTAAATAAATATGCAAAAAGGGGAAATTTACAATTTGATTGTCCCGGACATCAAGGAGGACAATATTTCCGTAAACATCCTGCAGGAAGAGCTTTTTATGATTTCTATGGAGAAAATTTATTTAGATCAGACATTTGTAATGCTGACGTAGATTTAGGAGATTTATTAATCCATGAAGGATCAGCAATGGATGCAGAAAAGCATGCAGCAAAAGTTTATAACGCAGATAAAACTTATTTTGTAATGAATGGAACAAGTACTGCTAACTCTGTAGCAATAAGAGCTGCAGTAGCTCCAGGAGATTTAGTTTTATTCGATAGAAATAATCATAAATCAAACTATAATGCAGCTTTAATTTCTGCTGCAGGAGTTCCAGTTTATTTAGAAACTTCTCGTAACCCATTTGGATTTATTGGTGGAATAGATGAACATTGTTTTGAAGAAAAGTATATTAGAGAGAAAATTGCAAAAGTAGCTCCAGAAAAAGCTAATTTAGAAAGACCATTTAGACTAGCTATAATCCAATTAGGAACTTATGATGGTACAATTTATAATGCAAAACAAGTTGTAGAAAAAATTGGACATCTATGCGATTATATACTATTTGACTCTGCATGGGTAGGATACGAAGAATTCATTCCTATGATGAGAGATTGTTCTCCATTATTAATAGATTTAAAACCAACAGATCCAGGAATTTTAGTAACTCAATCTGTTCATAAACAACAAGCAGGATTCTCACAAACTTCTCAAATTCATAAAAAAGATGCACATGTAAAAGGACAAAAACGTTATATAGATCATAAACGTTTTAATAATGCTTATATGTTATATGCTTCAACAAGTCCATTTTATCCATTATTTGCAGCATTAGATGTAAACGCTAGAATGCAAGATGGTGAAGCAGGTAAAAAACTTTGGGCAGATTGTATTAAAATAGGTGTAGAAGCTAGAAAAGATATTCTTAAAAATTGTACTTTATTAAAACCATTTATCCCACCAATGATAGAAGGTAAAAAATGGGAAGATTATCCTACAGAGGATATTGCTAATAATATAGAATTCTTCAAATTCCATCCAGGAGAAAAATGGCATTCATTTGAAGGTTATGGAGAAAATCAATATTTCGTAGACCCAAATAAATTTATGTTAACAACACCAGGAATAAATGTACAAACTGGAGAATATGAAGAGTTCGGTATTCCAGCTACAATTTTAGCAAACTATTTAAGAGAGAATTTTATTATTCCTGAAAAAAATGATTTAAATTCAATTTTATTTTTAATGACTCCAGCAGAAACTACAACTAAAATGAAAGATTTAGTAGCTGAATTTATAAAATTTGAAAATTTAATAAAAAATGATGCACCATTAAATGAAGTATTACCAAGATTATGTAAAAGATATCCAGAACGTTATGCAGGATATACAATTAGAAGACTTTGTCAAGAAATGCACGATTTCTATAAGGCAAATAATGCTAAAGATTATCAGAAAAAATTGTTCAGAGATGAATATTTACCTGAACCTGCAATGACTCCATATGAAGCAAATATTAATTTAATAAAAAATAATGCAAAATTAATGCCATTAACTGATATAGTTGGAGAAATAGCATTAGAGGGAGCATTACCATATCCACCAGGATTATTCTGTGTTGCACCAGGAGAAAAATGGAATGAAATCGCTCAAAAATATTTCTTAATATTAGAAGAAGGTATTAATAAATTCCCAGGCTTTGCACCAGAAATTCAAGGGGTTTACCTAGAAAATGAAAATAATAAAGTAAAAGCTTATGGATATGTGTTAGATAAAAAAAATTAA
- the potE gene encoding putrescine-ornithine antiporter has translation MGVKKDKMSVTQLTIITAINMMGSGIIMLPTKLAEVGTMSILSWVVTVLGALALAYSFAQCGMFTRKNGGMGGYAEYSFGKAGSFMANYTYSVSLLIANAAIAISAVGYASVLMGMELSPLAVGLWTIFTLWLATVLNFGGARITGRLSSFTVWGVIIPVFIISIFGWFWFSGDLYIKSWNPHHLSFFTGVSDSIAITLWAFLGLESAAANMDAVENPKKNVPIACLGGTIGVAIIYIVSTNVMAGIVPNLDLLHSNAPFGLAFALMFNPLAGKIVMGLMVISCFGSLLGWQFTIAQVFKGGAEEGYFPKVFEKLTGNGVPLLGMLIITIIQSLLSLMTISPTLAKQFYILVNLAVVTNVIPYLLSMASVKVMQKEEHVNEHKSKITNIIAMIASIYSLYALYTAGFEAMMYGSIVTFAGWTLYGIVSYKYNKDYEEVK, from the coding sequence ATGGGTGTTAAAAAAGATAAAATGAGTGTTACGCAGTTGACGATAATAACTGCAATAAATATGATGGGTTCAGGGATTATAATGCTACCAACTAAATTAGCAGAAGTTGGAACAATGTCAATTCTTTCATGGGTTGTAACAGTATTAGGAGCTTTAGCATTAGCTTATTCCTTTGCTCAATGTGGAATGTTTACCAGAAAAAATGGTGGAATGGGAGGTTATGCCGAGTATTCCTTTGGTAAAGCAGGAAGTTTTATGGCAAACTATACCTATAGTGTTTCTTTATTGATTGCCAATGCAGCAATAGCTATTTCTGCAGTTGGATATGCTTCTGTTTTAATGGGAATGGAATTATCTCCATTAGCAGTTGGATTATGGACAATATTTACATTATGGTTAGCAACAGTATTAAACTTTGGTGGAGCAAGAATAACAGGAAGACTAAGTTCTTTTACTGTATGGGGAGTTATTATTCCAGTATTTATAATAAGTATATTTGGGTGGTTTTGGTTCAGTGGTGATTTATATATTAAATCATGGAACCCACATCATTTATCATTCTTTACTGGAGTTAGTGATTCTATTGCAATAACTTTATGGGCATTTTTAGGACTTGAATCAGCAGCGGCAAATATGGATGCAGTTGAAAATCCTAAAAAAAATGTACCTATAGCTTGTTTAGGTGGAACAATTGGAGTTGCTATAATTTATATAGTATCTACAAATGTTATGGCAGGTATAGTTCCTAACTTAGATTTATTACATTCAAACGCTCCTTTTGGATTGGCATTTGCTTTAATGTTTAATCCATTAGCAGGGAAAATAGTTATGGGATTAATGGTTATTTCTTGTTTCGGATCTCTTTTAGGTTGGCAATTTACAATTGCTCAAGTATTTAAAGGTGGAGCTGAAGAAGGATATTTTCCTAAAGTTTTTGAAAAATTAACAGGAAATGGAGTTCCTTTATTAGGAATGTTAATTATAACTATTATTCAAAGTCTGTTATCTTTAATGACAATTAGCCCAACTCTTGCTAAACAATTTTATATTTTAGTAAATTTAGCAGTTGTTACTAATGTTATTCCATATTTGTTATCTATGGCTTCAGTTAAAGTAATGCAAAAAGAAGAACATGTAAATGAACATAAATCAAAAATTACAAATATTATTGCAATGATAGCTTCTATATATAGTTTATATGCTTTATATACAGCTGGATTTGAAGCAATGATGTATGGTTCAATTGTAACTTTTGCTGGTTGGACTTTATATGGTATAGTTTCTTATAAATATAATAAAGATTATGAAGAAGTAAAATAG
- a CDS encoding MgtC/SapB family protein: MNLETIFLRLILSTILGGIFGLERELKNKPAGFITLILVSLGATAIALIHEELVMKKIEFIKLNPHLVNGFDFYDVKLPGQVITGVGFIGGGVIIYNKDKVSGLTTAALLWITAAMGLAIGYGFIFLSFSIFFIVIITLILMRLIEEKYIFKLRKKILKKDEDDL, encoded by the coding sequence TTGAATTTAGAAACGATATTTTTAAGACTAATTTTATCAACAATATTAGGTGGAATTTTTGGTTTAGAAAGAGAATTAAAAAATAAACCAGCTGGATTTATAACTTTAATTTTAGTATCTTTAGGAGCAACTGCAATAGCTCTTATTCATGAAGAATTAGTTATGAAAAAAATAGAATTCATAAAGTTAAATCCTCATTTAGTAAATGGCTTTGATTTTTATGATGTTAAACTTCCAGGACAAGTTATAACAGGGGTTGGATTTATAGGTGGAGGAGTTATTATTTATAATAAAGACAAAGTATCAGGACTTACCACAGCAGCTCTTTTATGGATTACAGCTGCAATGGGATTAGCAATTGGATATGGATTTATTTTTTTATCTTTTTCTATTTTTTTTATAGTAATTATTACTTTAATTTTAATGAGATTGATTGAAGAGAAATATATTTTTAAATTAAGAAAAAAAATATTGAAAAAGGATGAAGATGACTTGTGA
- a CDS encoding 3'-5' exonuclease, translated as MKILWIDTETTGLSANAAPIQISGIITIDDEVKEEFNIFLKPFEGATIEDEALAVHGLTMEEINKFQESNEGYNQLIEIFNKYINKYDREDKFIVAGYNVDFDLKQLRKLAEVHKDRYINSYLSYSKIDPLQLIVPLQVLNKLPKLENNKLETWCKYFNIQLKAHDSLEDIRATRTLFYKMMEK; from the coding sequence ATGAAAATTTTATGGATTGATACAGAAACAACAGGATTATCAGCTAATGCAGCACCTATTCAAATATCTGGAATAATAACTATTGATGATGAAGTTAAAGAGGAATTTAATATATTTTTAAAACCTTTTGAAGGGGCTACGATAGAAGATGAAGCCTTAGCTGTTCACGGACTAACAATGGAAGAAATAAATAAATTTCAAGAAAGTAATGAAGGATATAATCAATTAATCGAAATTTTTAATAAATATATAAATAAATATGATAGAGAAGATAAATTTATTGTTGCAGGTTATAATGTGGACTTTGATTTAAAACAACTTAGAAAATTGGCAGAAGTTCATAAGGATAGATACATAAATTCTTATTTAAGTTATTCAAAAATAGATCCATTACAATTAATAGTGCCTTTACAAGTTTTAAATAAACTACCAAAATTAGAAAATAATAAATTAGAAACATGGTGTAAATATTTTAATATACAACTTAAAGCTCATGATAGTTTGGAAGATATTAGAGCTACAAGAACTTTATTTTATAAAATGATGGAAAAGTAG